One Zymoseptoria tritici IPO323 chromosome 5, whole genome shotgun sequence genomic window, CAAGACTTGATCGAAACTCTTGGAGTTGCATGATCAAATTCATGTTCGGACCGATCCATTTACTCCGCTTCTTGACCGCGTCGTATGCTTCTTGCACGCTGGCATCTGAATTCTTGTAGATGCCataggcgacgacgaggctTGCAGATCGGCTGACTCCGCATTGGCAGTGAATGAGGATGCGTTTGCCTTCCATCACTCGCTCGTCGATGAGTTTGACGAGTCGTAGTAGATCGGGAACGATGTCGCTGTTATGTTCCCACGGGATGTGAATGTACTCCGGTTCTTTTGCTTGAGACTCCGCTGGGAAGGCCGTCACCGGAGGGGTGGCTTTCGGTGTTGTGGGTGATGCTTCGTCTTTCCGGCTCACCGGACGATCCCGCTTCGGCGCATATTGAatgccgcctcctccatccaGTCGAAGATCCGGCTCCACAGGTGGAGGCACATCATGCTTCACCAAGGGATTCCGCACCTCACTCGCCACGTTCATAATCACATCATACTGTCTCGCCTGTTCTGCCGTCGGTTCGAGGTACAGATCTATTCGCGGGTCGTAAACACAAATGGGTCCATCGGGATACGCTTCCGGCTTGTCTTCCATTGAAAGAGGAATATCGAAATtttgctcttcctcttcttcctcctgaATCTCCACCTCGGGCGCCTTGGCCTCCAACGGTGAGAAGATCGTCTCCAAATTGCGCCGTTGTTTGGCATCCCGACTCGGCGGTAATCCCAATCCAGGCGCGAGTGGTAatgaaggagaagattgAAAATGTCGTAATGTAGGTCGCCCAAAGCTGGGAGTCTCCGGTATTAGTAGCCGCACCTCCTGAGGCTTCGGCTTGCCCAAGGCGGGTGTCATAATCGTCAGGCCCAGTGCGCttggcttcctcctcggcggcgTCGGTGGCTTCACAAACGCCGGTGACAAGCTTGAATCCTCCATCGCAGCTCGTAATGGCAGACTTGTCGTTGAGGAGGCTCTTGTGTTGAGCCGTGATGTGACGACTGCCAGGTTCTTCAAGTTGCGACCTTTCCTCGGCGGAGGTTGCTTTTGCAGCTCAAAGAAAGGTGCACTCCGAGCATCCTCGGTTCGTGGCCGGAGCATGCCAAC contains:
- the MgMsg5 gene encoding dual-specificity protein phosphatase (Dual-specificity protein phosphatase related to yeast Msg5 that is required for maintenance of a low level of signaling through the cell wall integrity pathway; regulates and is regulated by Slt2p; also required for adaptive response to pheromone.), whose amino-acid sequence is MEDKPEAYPDGPICVYDPRIDLYLEPTAEQARQYDVIMNVASEVRNPLVKHDVPPPSQAKEPEYIHIPWEHNSDIVPDLLRLVKLIDERVMEGKRILIHCQCGVSRSASLVVAYGIYKNSDASVQEAYDAVKKRSKWIGPNMNLIMQLQEFRSSLAR